GGCCCCGGTTCGCCTGAACTCAAACGGGGTTACGGCCTTTGTGTCCATTACCCGTGGCTGCGACAACATGTGCACGTTCTGTGTGGTACCCTTTACCCGTGGCAGGGAACGCAGCCGCGACCCCCAATCGATCATTGAAGAGGTAAACGACCTGTGGGACAAAGGGTTCAAAGAAATAACCCTCTTGGGCCAAAACGTCGACAGTTACCTGTGGTATGGCGGTGGGCTCAAAAAAGATTTCGACAAAGCCACCGAGATACAAAAGGCCACTTCTGTCAACTTCGCAAAATTGCTTGAAATGGTGGCCTTGGCCCAGCCCAAGATGCGCATTCGGTTTTCGACCTCAAACCCACAAGACATGACCTTGGATGTCATCGAGACCATGGCCAAATATGACAATATCTGCAAGTACATTCACTTGCCCGTTCAAAGTGGTAGCAACCGCATCTTAAAAGCGATGAACCGCCTGCATACACGCGAGGAATATTTTGAGTTAATCGATAACATTCGCAAGATCATTCCCGATTGTGCCATCAGCCAAGACATGATTGCGGGTTTCCCAACAGAGACCGAAGAAGACCACCAAGACACCCTTTCGTTGATGGAATACGTGAAGTATGACTTCGGATTCATGTTTGCCTATTCAGAACGCCCGGGAACTCTGGCGGCCAGAAAGATGGAAGATGACATTCCCGAAGAGACCAAAAAAAGACGGCTCAGAGAGATCATCGACCTGCAGCAACAACACAGCCTATATCGTACCAAGCAACATCTGGGCAAAGTTGAAGAGGTGCTCATCGAGGGGCCATCAAAAAAATCGGATGCACACTGGATGGGGCGCAATTCCCAAAATACCGTGGTGGTCTTCCCAAAAGAAAACTATAAGGTGGGTGACTTTGTGAACGTAAAAATCAACGATTGTACCTCGGCCACCCTTATCGGTGAGGCGGTGGGGTTAGCCCCCTAGCCCCCAAAGGGGGAACTTTGTGGCTGAATCGAGGATAGACGCTAACCAAAATTTAAAATAATGAACAATTGAGATGATGCACAACACTTTATATAAAATAAACTTTAATCCCCCATCGGGGGCTAGGGAGCCATGGAAAACGTACAAGCAATAAAACAGCGGTTTGAACTCATCGGCAACGATGTGAAGCTGAACCGTGCAATTGAAAAGGCCATTCAAGTGGCCCCTACGGACATCTCGGTCTTGGTGACCGGTGAAAGCGGTGTTGGCAAAGAGGCCATCCCAAAAATAATCCATTCGCTTTCGCACCGAAAGCACAGCAAATATATTGCGGTAAACTGCGGGGCCATCCCCGAGGGCACCATAGACAGTGAACTGTTTGGCCATGAGAAAGGGGCATTTACCGGGGCCACCCAGACCCGTAGCGGTTATTTTGAGGTAGCCGACGGGGGCACCATTTTTTTGGATGAGGTCGGTGAGCTTCCCCTGACCACCCAGGTGCGTTTGCTACGTGTACTTGAAAACGGTGAGTTCTTGAAAGTGGGTTCATCAAACGTTCAAAAAACGAACGTACGTATAGTGGCGGCCACCAACATTAATATGTTCGAGGCCATTAAAAAGGGAAAGTTTAGGGAAGACCTGTATTACCGATTGAGCACGGTTGAGATCAACATTCCGCCATTGCGCGAACGCCAAGGCGACATCCACCTGTTGTTCAGAAAATTTGCCTCCGATTTTGGCCAAAAATATAAGATGCCCACCATTCGCTTAGAGGATGATGCCGTGCAGCTCTTGCTCAATTACCGATGGCCGGGCAACATACGCCAATTGCGCAACATTGCCGAACAGATTTCCGTGTTGGAAGAAAAGCGCATCGTTTCAGCGGCCACCCTGAGCTCTTACCTACCAAACTACAATGCCTCAACCCTTCCTGCAGTCGTCGGACCAGAAAAAAAAGAAGGAGATTTTAGCAACGAGCGTGAAATTCTGTACAAGGTGCTCTTTGACATGAAAAGCGACCTGAACGATCTCAAAAAACTGACCTTAGAGCTACTCAAGAACAACGACAGCCAAAAAGTCCAGGAAGAAAACGAAGGGCTGATCCGTAAAATTTACGGTGGCGAACAGTCAGACCTCTCTGAAGAAAGCCATGCGGCAGAGGTGTTGCACCTACCTCAGCCGGTGGCCCAAAACGGTAATTCAGTAACACCACGGCCGGCACCAGCGCAACAAGAAGACCGGTATTCTTTTGCCGAGGAAATTGAAGAAGAGGAAACCCTATCTTTACAGGAGAAGGAAATCGAGCTCATCAAAAAATCGCTCGAACGCAATAACGGCAAACGAAAGGCAGCAGCTGCAGAGCTTGGCATTTCA
This portion of the Flagellimonas lutaonensis genome encodes:
- a CDS encoding sigma-54 interaction domain-containing protein, coding for MENVQAIKQRFELIGNDVKLNRAIEKAIQVAPTDISVLVTGESGVGKEAIPKIIHSLSHRKHSKYIAVNCGAIPEGTIDSELFGHEKGAFTGATQTRSGYFEVADGGTIFLDEVGELPLTTQVRLLRVLENGEFLKVGSSNVQKTNVRIVAATNINMFEAIKKGKFREDLYYRLSTVEINIPPLRERQGDIHLLFRKFASDFGQKYKMPTIRLEDDAVQLLLNYRWPGNIRQLRNIAEQISVLEEKRIVSAATLSSYLPNYNASTLPAVVGPEKKEGDFSNEREILYKVLFDMKSDLNDLKKLTLELLKNNDSQKVQEENEGLIRKIYGGEQSDLSEESHAAEVLHLPQPVAQNGNSVTPRPAPAQQEDRYSFAEEIEEEETLSLQEKEIELIKKSLERNNGKRKAAAAELGISERTLYRKIKQYDL
- the miaB gene encoding tRNA (N6-isopentenyl adenosine(37)-C2)-methylthiotransferase MiaB gives rise to the protein MMKSHSGSEKIIDESIQGSTLTLEQSEQNTRKLYIESYGCQMNFSDSEIVASILAKEGFNTTQELSEADLVLVNTCSIREKAEQTVRKRLEKFNAVKKINPGMKVGVLGCMAERLKSKFLEEEKIVDMVVGPDAYKDLPNLVKEVDEGRNAVNVILSKEETYGDVAPVRLNSNGVTAFVSITRGCDNMCTFCVVPFTRGRERSRDPQSIIEEVNDLWDKGFKEITLLGQNVDSYLWYGGGLKKDFDKATEIQKATSVNFAKLLEMVALAQPKMRIRFSTSNPQDMTLDVIETMAKYDNICKYIHLPVQSGSNRILKAMNRLHTREEYFELIDNIRKIIPDCAISQDMIAGFPTETEEDHQDTLSLMEYVKYDFGFMFAYSERPGTLAARKMEDDIPEETKKRRLREIIDLQQQHSLYRTKQHLGKVEEVLIEGPSKKSDAHWMGRNSQNTVVVFPKENYKVGDFVNVKINDCTSATLIGEAVGLAP